A window of Caldicellulosiruptoraceae bacterium PP1 contains these coding sequences:
- a CDS encoding Athe_2463 domain-containing protein: MTTQAGFKSVANGYFYATQTNGVWHLATSGTSGATRGYFRYLGYDVNGNVISDQQFPADLEGGYIPVTASTQLVSNPWNNATAKQICSVANGYNKPDS, translated from the coding sequence TTGACTACCCAAGCAGGCTTTAAGTCAGTAGCAAATGGATACTTCTATGCAACCCAAACAAATGGGGTATGGCATTTAGCAACAAGCGGGACAAGTGGAGCAACAAGGGGATATTTCAGATACCTTGGCTATGATGTCAATGGCAATGTAATATCAGACCAACAATTCCCAGCAGATTTAGAAGGCGGATATATCCCTGTAACAGCAAGCACACAGCTTGTGAGCAATCCATGGAACAACGCAACAGCAAAACAGATATGCAGTGTTGCTAATGGGTATAATAAGCCAGATAGCTAA
- a CDS encoding type II TA system antitoxin MqsA family protein has protein sequence MNKAYCPSCNEYVEYSIRQNIIKEYKGKEVNVIENIAQCKKCGTDIFVNEIEEENLKRLYSKYRKVAELITPEEIMKLRKKYNLSQRELGEILGWGKMTVNRYERGSLPSQSHSDYLKLMIKNEEIFKEKVDEAFINKRIREKTYQKIANKFSDTIAKMKRKILNKSLTHEESIYNGFRKFDFDKLENLISYIADKVDNLYQTSLNKILFYIDFTYFKRYLRSITGLRYMKYEHGPVIENFMYRDIIDYPSEKYTVIEKETSEGATIIIIKSNKNYDLTIFSKNELEVINNVINKLKNETCNSLSKLSHQEKAWIEIPIKSLITYEYANDIRLFI, from the coding sequence GTGAACAAAGCGTATTGTCCAAGTTGCAATGAATATGTTGAATATTCAATAAGGCAAAATATAATTAAGGAATATAAAGGTAAAGAAGTGAATGTCATTGAGAATATTGCTCAATGTAAGAAATGTGGAACAGATATATTTGTTAATGAAATTGAGGAAGAAAATCTAAAAAGATTATATTCAAAATATAGGAAAGTTGCAGAATTGATTACTCCAGAAGAAATAATGAAATTAAGAAAGAAGTATAATTTATCGCAAAGGGAACTTGGAGAGATACTTGGTTGGGGGAAGATGACTGTAAATAGATATGAAAGAGGCTCTTTACCTTCACAGAGTCATAGCGATTATTTAAAGCTGATGATAAAGAACGAAGAAATATTTAAAGAAAAGGTTGATGAAGCATTTATAAATAAGAGAATAAGAGAAAAAACATATCAAAAAATTGCGAATAAATTTTCTGATACAATAGCAAAAATGAAAAGAAAAATTTTAAATAAGAGTTTGACACATGAAGAAAGTATATATAATGGATTTAGAAAGTTTGATTTTGATAAATTAGAAAATCTAATAAGCTATATTGCTGATAAAGTAGATAATTTATATCAAACAAGTTTAAATAAAATATTATTTTATATCGACTTTACTTATTTTAAAAGATATTTGCGTTCAATAACAGGGTTAAGATATATGAAGTATGAACATGGTCCAGTAATTGAGAATTTTATGTATAGAGATATAATAGATTATCCAAGCGAAAAATATACTGTAATTGAAAAAGAAACTTCAGAAGGAGCAACGATAATAATAATAAAAAGCAACAAAAATTACGATTTAACTATATTTTCTAAAAATGAATTAGAAGTTATTAACAATGTTATAAATAAGCTAAAAAACGAAACATGTAATTCATTATCAAAATTATCACATCAAGAAAAAGCATGGATTGAAATACCTATAAAATCACTAATAACATACGAATATGCTAATGATATTAGACTTTTTATATAA
- a CDS encoding pyridoxamine 5'-phosphate oxidase family protein: protein MFREMRRQDRKMNKDEAIELLKKCQYGILSTVGEDGYAYGVPLNYVYMDNNIYFHCASEGHKLDNIRNNDKVSFCVVGKVENVPERFTTKYESVIAFGKACEVNGDKKYSAFIALLKKYSEQYIEKGKKYIKNTDDKVKIIKISIEAITGKANK from the coding sequence ATGTTCAGAGAAATGAGAAGACAGGATAGAAAAATGAACAAAGATGAAGCAATCGAGTTACTCAAAAAATGCCAATATGGGATTTTATCAACGGTAGGAGAGGATGGCTATGCTTATGGTGTGCCATTAAATTATGTATATATGGACAATAATATATATTTTCATTGTGCATCAGAAGGCCATAAATTAGATAATATAAGAAATAATGATAAGGTTTCATTTTGCGTTGTAGGGAAAGTAGAGAATGTTCCAGAAAGATTTACAACTAAGTATGAAAGTGTAATAGCCTTTGGAAAAGCTTGTGAAGTTAATGGTGACAAAAAATACTCTGCATTTATAGCATTATTAAAGAAATATTCAGAACAATATATAGAAAAGGGGAAAAAGTACATAAAAAATACCGATGATAAAGTAAAAATCATAAAAATATCTATTGAAGCTATTACTGGTAAGGCAAATAAATAG
- a CDS encoding YgiT-type zinc finger protein gives MKCVLCKASLKQGEVNHIIDINNKIIIIKNVPALVCQQCGEYFIDNEIALKLEKIVDELLKNKTEIVIANYADIAA, from the coding sequence ATGAAGTGTGTTTTGTGTAAAGCAAGTCTAAAACAAGGAGAAGTAAATCATATTATTGACATTAATAATAAAATAATAATAATTAAAAATGTTCCTGCACTTGTATGTCAACAATGCGGTGAGTATTTTATTGATAATGAAATAGCTTTAAAACTTGAAAAAATAGTAGACGAACTATTAAAAAACAAGACAGAAATAGTTATTGCAAACTATGCAGATATAGCAGCGTAA
- a CDS encoding Wadjet anti-phage system protein JetA family protein — protein sequence MQLFSVLPSNLFSILSSKNKDIYVDALFTLRKAFKQEMTINKSDLVSMIISELDQKLLEIELDEEEAIENSMENDKNPSSIAHFLIRRLKETGWIDLEYKEDTFDEIVTLPDYSIKIINLLYSFVDIQTKEYNSYVYSTYSLLNTANQEQDNFYDFFKTAYENTINLLDELKTLHNNIRRFHQELNNYISINEILKSHFDDYKNLVFDRVYHPLKTFDSIPKYRIPILKILKSWLDDNNIKEKIAYQAIQRGKYKSQDEAMEDIISKLNEIIDIYEGINDILEQIDQRNSSYTRASIEKMRYMLNIDRSIKGKIVKMLSKLSELDEDNKDKHIEMMSSTVDLFKQGFLDENSLFIRAAKAKKKDQKPMEIKEIDIEDNLLLEEFIDRAKSLYSHAKVMEFVKSIMRELEVITTKDIIIENDQQFILLIFAILKSSDKNVFYSIEVTNDYLINNGYKVPFVIFKRKGLKNA from the coding sequence ATGCAGCTATTTTCGGTTTTACCAAGTAATCTATTCTCAATTTTATCATCAAAAAATAAAGATATATACGTAGATGCACTATTTACACTACGAAAAGCTTTTAAACAAGAGATGACAATTAATAAATCAGACCTTGTTTCAATGATTATATCAGAGCTTGACCAAAAGCTTTTAGAGATTGAGCTTGATGAAGAAGAAGCAATTGAAAATAGTATGGAAAATGATAAAAACCCTTCAAGTATAGCTCACTTCTTAATAAGAAGGCTTAAAGAAACTGGTTGGATAGATTTAGAATACAAAGAAGATACATTTGATGAGATAGTTACACTACCTGATTATTCAATTAAAATTATAAATCTACTATATTCTTTTGTGGATATTCAAACAAAAGAGTATAACTCCTATGTATATTCAACCTATTCACTACTTAATACTGCTAATCAAGAGCAGGATAACTTTTATGATTTTTTTAAAACAGCATATGAAAATACTATTAATCTATTGGACGAGCTAAAAACATTACATAACAACATAAGACGCTTTCATCAAGAATTAAACAATTATATCTCTATAAATGAAATTTTAAAAAGCCATTTTGATGATTATAAAAATTTGGTGTTTGATAGGGTATACCATCCACTAAAAACATTTGATTCAATACCTAAATATAGAATACCAATATTGAAGATTCTAAAAAGCTGGCTTGATGACAATAATATAAAGGAAAAGATTGCATATCAAGCAATTCAAAGAGGAAAATACAAATCACAAGATGAAGCTATGGAGGATATTATTTCAAAGCTAAATGAAATTATAGATATCTATGAAGGTATTAATGATATATTAGAACAGATTGATCAAAGAAATTCAAGTTATACAAGGGCTTCAATTGAAAAGATGAGATATATGTTAAATATTGATAGAAGTATAAAAGGAAAGATTGTAAAAATGCTATCAAAACTCTCTGAATTAGATGAAGACAATAAGGATAAGCATATTGAGATGATGTCATCAACAGTTGATTTATTTAAACAAGGGTTTTTAGATGAAAACTCACTTTTTATAAGAGCAGCAAAAGCAAAGAAAAAAGACCAAAAACCTATGGAGATAAAAGAAATTGATATTGAAGACAATTTACTGCTTGAAGAATTTATAGATAGGGCAAAAAGTCTTTATTCACATGCTAAAGTTATGGAATTTGTAAAATCCATTATGAGAGAACTTGAAGTTATCACAACCAAAGATATAATAATAGAAAATGACCAACAGTTTATTTTACTAATATTTGCTATACTAAAAAGCAGTGATAAAAATGTTTTTTATTCAATAGAAGTTACTAATGATTATTTAATTAATAATGGATATAAAGTGCCATTTGTTATATTTAAAAGAAAGGGTTTAAAAAATGCTTGA
- a CDS encoding Wadjet anti-phage system protein JetD domain-containing protein — protein MDYKNLLLNRLLDKYEKSKSYIDGVSNRRILINMLSKDFLEYDIEKPEIKELINSIIFELKDIGCIDFEWKRFEKGNIIEKVWLNLENIKLAYEITKRQPKRDKIENILELLEGFLNEVQEEKVPEFIKNYISETYNYIKTKKKTGVFIPEDINQIQALLKALKEICNNKEQENLERVFSIKLYGDSKYFERNIKKRLIDIIKKYALDEFVDEIDKPSDDEILSIVGIVKNPEEISFCGNIGLKIRDTLVDFSVFKDGISINSKTVKDINGIEFYGINKVLFIENKTNYYNYILKNKKDDEIIIYHGGFYSPTKETFFTKLYNYSKDKNIEYLHWSDIDIGGFRIFVRLKKNIIPSLKPYMMDEKTFIENKKYWMTFDKRYEESLMKLLKNPDYELFYGLINLMLQNKARLEQEAYLVSW, from the coding sequence ATGGATTACAAGAATCTGTTATTAAATAGGCTACTTGATAAGTATGAAAAAAGTAAATCTTACATTGATGGTGTTAGCAACAGAAGAATACTTATTAATATGCTATCTAAAGATTTTTTGGAGTATGATATTGAAAAACCAGAAATTAAAGAACTTATTAATTCTATAATATTTGAACTGAAGGATATAGGATGTATAGACTTTGAATGGAAAAGGTTTGAGAAAGGGAATATTATCGAAAAAGTATGGCTAAATTTAGAGAACATCAAGTTAGCTTATGAAATAACTAAAAGACAGCCTAAAAGGGATAAAATTGAAAATATTTTGGAACTTCTTGAAGGTTTTTTAAATGAAGTACAAGAAGAAAAAGTACCAGAATTTATAAAAAACTATATAAGTGAAACCTATAATTATATAAAAACAAAAAAGAAAACAGGCGTATTTATTCCTGAGGATATTAACCAAATTCAAGCATTACTTAAGGCATTAAAAGAGATTTGCAATAATAAAGAACAAGAAAATTTAGAGAGAGTTTTTAGCATAAAACTTTATGGTGATTCTAAATATTTTGAGAGGAATATTAAAAAAAGGCTTATTGATATTATAAAGAAATATGCACTTGATGAATTTGTTGATGAAATAGATAAACCCTCTGATGATGAGATTTTATCTATAGTTGGTATAGTTAAAAATCCAGAAGAAATAAGCTTTTGTGGGAATATTGGGCTTAAAATAAGAGATACTTTAGTTGATTTTTCTGTTTTTAAAGATGGTATTTCAATAAACTCTAAAACAGTTAAAGATATAAATGGTATTGAGTTTTATGGCATTAATAAAGTCCTTTTTATAGAGAATAAGACAAATTATTATAATTATATCCTAAAAAATAAAAAAGATGATGAAATAATTATCTATCATGGAGGCTTTTATAGCCCAACAAAAGAGACTTTTTTCACGAAACTCTATAACTACTCTAAAGATAAAAATATTGAGTATTTACATTGGTCTGATATAGATATAGGTGGTTTTAGAATATTTGTTAGACTTAAGAAAAATATAATTCCTTCTCTTAAGCCATATATGATGGATGAAAAGACATTTATTGAAAATAAAAAGTATTGGATGACATTTGATAAAAGATATGAAGAGAGCTTAATGAAACTACTTAAAAATCCTGATTATGAATTATTTTATGGATTGATAAATTTAATGCTACAAAATAAAGCTCGTTTAGAACAGGAAGCATATTTGGTGAGTTGGTAA
- a CDS encoding ATP-binding protein gives MKILKKALLINWHYYWNELIEFDTINFLTGKNASGKSTLIDALQLLLLGDTSGYFFNKAANDKSQRTLKGYLKGEIGDDGDIGYKYLREGRFTSYIACEFFDYTKKSSFTLGVVFDCFDDETYDHKFFILDDIIPDNRFIINKIPMSIKDLRTYLSKTYKKHKFNFFDSNRSYQEALKGKLGGLKNKYFSLFKKAVSFTPITDIEKFITEYVCDVKSNINIEPMQENIRYYKRLELDADMIEKKIELLEDISNIYSQFLEDKERYDLYSYIIERAKKEALVVKLRQYNEDIKTMQDNIDRLKAEQELLQNEIKKLKQEEESLIITKNSSDIGKRFNEIQKEKEDIESKINDLNKSLSKTINNIKDYALKWQDKAVKIQKSFHKDIKDFLNKYYIANITDNIVESSNIVISISNDLLKSNIEKLKLLGIDYFESVRESISSFKELSNKLYYEISNLIEQNRKSLEIINEEIENLKKGIKPYDKKLLDLKNEIKQRLSQKYMKDIEVHILADLLEIKDEKWKNAIEAYLHTQKFYLIVEPEYFLDALKIYDHLKNQKGYYDIGLVDTGKILEKKPKFEPNSLAQEVVTDNIYARYYINYILGRVIKCDKVEDLRKFEIAITDSCMLYQNYVARQLNPERWKSPYIGKKSIEEQINRKTIEKQELTVNKRNFEYIFDIVKNIWNFDVINKNEIEDIVTNLSNYDLIINLKAKLKDLDGELNTLDLSWLIQLDEKIKEIKKFIQEKEKSEREKSNKIVELNTTINAIRQKDIPELEGKIMEHSQAILERYTKEFIQDKGEPRFLKELNEKLNPSDVERSYSTQLGKSRNQKENRWNQLVSRRAEYNRDYKMSYDINNIKNDQYEKELKELKEIKLPEYKEKINDARIKAFEQFRDDFLAKLKSSIETVYEQIDELNLALKESNFGDDRYRFVVSPKSEYKKYYEMITDPLLLDGYNNISAEVFRQKHKEAIDELFMLITLDDAESSADKRAEIEKNIKRYTDYRTYLNFDLEVIDAEDRKQRLSKTLHKKSGGETQTPFYISVLASFAQLYRVKDRNASNTSRLIIFDEAFNKMDSERIRESIKLLRKFKLQAIISAPPEKIADIATLVDRNLCVIRNANATIVRAFDARKLDEDEIDGLQESVIK, from the coding sequence ATGAAGATTTTAAAAAAAGCACTTTTAATAAACTGGCATTATTACTGGAATGAGCTTATAGAATTTGATACAATAAATTTTTTAACTGGGAAAAATGCCTCAGGGAAATCTACTTTAATTGATGCACTTCAACTACTATTATTAGGAGATACCAGTGGCTATTTTTTCAACAAGGCTGCAAATGACAAATCTCAAAGAACACTCAAAGGCTATTTAAAAGGTGAGATTGGTGATGATGGAGATATAGGCTATAAATATTTAAGAGAAGGAAGATTTACAAGTTACATAGCTTGTGAATTCTTTGATTATACCAAAAAATCAAGCTTTACTCTTGGTGTTGTTTTTGATTGTTTTGACGATGAAACATATGACCATAAATTTTTTATTTTAGATGATATTATTCCTGATAATAGATTTATTATAAATAAAATCCCAATGTCTATAAAAGATTTGCGAACTTATCTTTCCAAAACATATAAAAAACATAAATTTAACTTTTTTGATAGCAATCGCTCTTACCAAGAAGCCTTAAAAGGCAAGCTTGGCGGGCTTAAAAATAAATACTTTAGTCTTTTTAAAAAGGCTGTTTCATTTACCCCAATTACAGATATTGAAAAATTTATTACAGAATATGTATGCGATGTAAAAAGCAATATCAATATTGAGCCTATGCAAGAAAATATAAGGTATTATAAACGGTTAGAACTTGATGCAGATATGATTGAAAAAAAGATTGAGCTTTTAGAAGATATTAGTAATATTTACTCACAATTTTTAGAAGATAAAGAAAGGTATGATTTATATAGCTATATTATTGAAAGAGCAAAAAAAGAGGCACTTGTTGTTAAATTAAGACAATATAATGAAGATATTAAGACTATGCAGGACAATATTGATAGACTAAAAGCTGAACAAGAGCTTCTTCAAAATGAGATAAAAAAACTAAAACAAGAAGAGGAAAGTTTAATTATTACAAAAAATTCATCAGATATAGGTAAAAGATTTAATGAAATCCAAAAGGAAAAAGAAGATATAGAAAGTAAAATAAATGACCTTAATAAAAGTTTAAGCAAAACAATAAATAATATTAAAGATTATGCTTTAAAATGGCAAGATAAAGCTGTAAAAATACAAAAAAGCTTTCATAAAGATATAAAGGATTTTTTAAATAAATACTATATTGCTAATATTACGGATAATATAGTTGAAAGCTCAAATATTGTTATTTCTATATCAAATGATTTATTAAAATCTAATATTGAAAAATTGAAATTGCTTGGAATTGATTATTTTGAAAGTGTTAGAGAAAGTATAAGTAGCTTTAAGGAACTTTCAAATAAGCTTTATTACGAGATTTCTAATCTAATAGAACAAAATAGAAAAAGTCTTGAGATTATTAATGAGGAGATTGAAAATCTAAAAAAAGGAATAAAGCCTTATGATAAAAAGCTTTTGGATTTAAAGAATGAAATAAAGCAAAGATTATCCCAAAAATACATGAAAGATATAGAAGTTCATATCTTGGCAGATTTACTTGAAATTAAAGATGAAAAATGGAAAAATGCAATTGAGGCTTATCTTCATACACAGAAGTTTTATCTTATTGTTGAACCAGAGTATTTTTTAGATGCTCTTAAGATTTATGACCATTTAAAAAATCAAAAAGGCTATTATGATATTGGTTTGGTTGATACTGGTAAAATCTTAGAAAAAAAGCCTAAATTTGAACCAAACAGTTTAGCACAAGAAGTTGTAACAGACAACATATATGCAAGATACTATATAAATTATATTTTAGGTAGAGTGATAAAATGTGATAAGGTTGAGGATTTAAGAAAGTTTGAAATAGCTATTACAGATAGCTGTATGTTATACCAAAACTATGTAGCAAGGCAGTTAAATCCTGAAAGATGGAAAAGTCCATATATAGGCAAGAAATCCATTGAAGAACAAATAAATAGAAAGACAATAGAAAAACAAGAGTTAACAGTTAACAAAAGAAATTTTGAATATATTTTTGATATAGTAAAAAATATATGGAACTTTGATGTTATTAATAAAAATGAGATTGAAGATATTGTAACCAATTTATCTAATTATGATTTGATTATTAATTTAAAAGCTAAACTTAAAGACTTAGATGGTGAGCTAAATACGCTTGATCTTTCTTGGCTTATACAGTTAGATGAAAAGATAAAAGAGATAAAAAAATTTATACAGGAAAAAGAAAAATCTGAAAGAGAAAAAAGTAATAAAATAGTTGAGCTTAATACAACAATTAATGCTATTAGGCAAAAAGACATACCAGAGTTAGAAGGCAAAATTATGGAACATTCTCAAGCAATTTTAGAAAGATATACAAAAGAGTTTATTCAAGATAAAGGTGAACCAAGATTTTTAAAAGAACTTAATGAAAAACTAAATCCATCTGATGTTGAAAGAAGCTATTCAACACAATTAGGAAAATCAAGAAATCAAAAGGAAAATAGATGGAATCAACTTGTAAGTAGAAGAGCTGAATATAATAGAGACTATAAAATGTCTTATGATATTAATAATATTAAAAATGATCAGTATGAAAAGGAACTAAAAGAGCTCAAAGAGATAAAACTTCCCGAATACAAAGAAAAGATAAATGATGCAAGAATTAAGGCTTTTGAACAATTTAGAGATGATTTTCTTGCAAAACTTAAATCAAGTATTGAAACTGTTTATGAACAGATAGATGAGCTAAATTTAGCCCTAAAAGAAAGTAATTTTGGTGATGATAGGTATAGATTTGTTGTTAGTCCTAAATCAGAATACAAAAAATACTATGAAATGATTACAGATCCATTATTACTTGATGGATACAACAATATTTCTGCAGAAGTATTTAGACAAAAACACAAGGAAGCAATTGATGAACTTTTTATGCTAATTACTTTAGATGATGCTGAGAGCAGTGCTGATAAAAGGGCTGAGATAGAGAAAAATATCAAAAGATATACCGACTACAGAACCTATCTTAACTTTGATTTAGAGGTTATTGATGCAGAAGATAGAAAGCAAAGGCTTTCGAAAACTCTACACAAAAAATCAGGTGGTGAAACACAAACACCTTTTTATATATCTGTTTTAGCTTCCTTTGCACAGCTTTATAGGGTAAAGGATAGAAATGCTTCAAACACATCAAGACTTATAATATTTGATGAGGCGTTTAATAAAATGGACAGCGAAAGGATTAGAGAAAGTATAAAGCTTTTAAGAAAGTTTAAACTACAGGCAATAATCTCAGCTCCACCAGAAAAAATTGCTGATATAGCTACATTAGTTGATAGAAACCTATGTGTTATAAGAAATGCTAACGCAACAATTGTAAGAGCTTTTGATGCAAGAAAATTAGATGAGGATGAGATAGATGGATTACAAGAATCTGTTATTAAATAG
- a CDS encoding DUF4194 domain-containing protein, whose amino-acid sequence MLDIGFDKFTNSEREEFTRLINFLLSKTFIVRDIYDIKEERLKVNPEYRFVERNFEYFCRYLAVVGFDLQKDNNYGVISLYNRYDYNRIKLDRNTTLIIYVLRLIFEEEREKVTLRNEVLTTVGQVIHKLITLGAIKKKMSDKDISDSFRLLSNHNIIQKLDRTWEDPEAKILILPSILFVVTNEKISKLYDILNIDDDEIEEENSDILIRGEDEI is encoded by the coding sequence ATGCTTGATATAGGTTTTGATAAGTTTACTAATTCAGAAAGAGAAGAGTTTACAAGGCTTATAAACTTCCTTTTATCAAAAACATTTATTGTTAGAGATATATATGATATAAAAGAAGAAAGATTGAAGGTTAATCCAGAATACCGGTTTGTGGAGCGTAACTTTGAATATTTTTGTAGATATTTAGCAGTAGTAGGCTTTGATTTACAAAAAGATAATAATTATGGTGTTATATCTCTTTACAATAGATATGACTATAACAGGATAAAACTTGATAGAAATACCACATTGATTATTTATGTATTAAGATTAATATTTGAAGAAGAAAGAGAAAAGGTAACACTTAGAAATGAGGTTTTAACAACAGTAGGGCAAGTTATTCATAAACTTATAACTTTAGGAGCGATAAAGAAAAAGATGTCAGACAAAGATATTTCTGATTCATTTAGACTACTTTCAAATCACAATATAATCCAAAAATTGGATAGGACATGGGAGGACCCAGAGGCAAAGATTTTAATATTACCTTCTATTTTATTTGTTGTTACAAATGAAAAGATATCTAAGCTATATGATATTCTAAATATTGATGATGATGAAATTGAGGAAGAAAATAGTGATATTCTCATTAGAGGAGAAGATGAGATATGA
- a CDS encoding SNF2 helicase associated domain-containing protein codes for MKGLIYIPSFNLSIIFLFSIKIEFDYDKPKSNHNLNKIIPKDLIKQKQIEEIFISFQFKKEGKNKFYLYDDDKIYNFTINGLPYIKKVKIRSFR; via the coding sequence GTGAAAGGATTAATATATATACCTTCTTTCAACCTATCAATAATTTTCTTATTTTCAATTAAGATAGAATTTGATTATGATAAACCAAAATCTAACCATAATTTAAATAAAATTATTCCAAAAGATTTAATTAAACAAAAACAAATTGAGGAAATTTTTATATCTTTCCAATTTAAAAAAGAAGGAAAAAATAAATTTTATCTATATGATGATGATAAAATTTATAACTTTACTATAAATGGACTACCTTATATTAAGAAGGTTAAAATCAGAAGTTTTAGATGA
- a CDS encoding YkvA family protein, translating into MSTFFNQLKIKAKSLKNEIKALYIACKRPDVPWYAKAFSLLVVGFALSPIDFIPDFVPILGYLDDLVLIPLGVALAIKMIPPHIMQECRLQAQDVFKDGKPKNWVAGAIIIIIWMAIIGLIAIKIFSVK; encoded by the coding sequence ATGAGTACATTTTTTAATCAATTAAAAATCAAAGCAAAAAGTCTAAAAAATGAAATAAAAGCTTTATATATAGCTTGTAAAAGACCTGATGTGCCTTGGTATGCAAAAGCATTTTCGTTGTTAGTGGTAGGTTTTGCATTAAGTCCAATAGATTTTATTCCTGATTTTGTACCAATATTAGGATATTTGGATGACCTTGTTTTAATTCCATTAGGTGTTGCATTAGCTATAAAAATGATACCTCCACATATTATGCAAGAATGTAGATTACAGGCACAAGACGTTTTTAAGGATGGCAAACCTAAAAATTGGGTAGCTGGAGCAATAATTATAATTATATGGATGGCAATAATTGGTTTAATAGCAATCAAGATATTTTCAGTAAAATGA
- a CDS encoding type II toxin-antitoxin system MqsR family toxin encodes MKKLISVGKFRFVNRDKNIRFMREHGLLIEDIKEILLQLEPKDYIKGPEKDYNEKYKGDIWVFKNNSYLEVTIYIKIRHDPPNEVVCISFHEDEE; translated from the coding sequence ATTAAGAAGCTAATATCAGTAGGGAAATTCCGTTTTGTTAATAGGGATAAAAATATTAGGTTCATGCGAGAGCATGGTTTATTAATAGAAGATATAAAAGAGATACTTTTGCAGTTAGAACCAAAAGACTACATAAAAGGACCAGAAAAAGATTATAACGAAAAATACAAAGGCGATATATGGGTATTCAAGAACAATTCTTATTTGGAAGTAACAATATACATTAAGATTAGACATGACCCACCTAATGAGGTTGTATGTATTTCATTTCATGAAGATGAAGAATAA